The genomic stretch CGGACCAGCCGCATCGAGATCGGCACGGGCGTGATCGACATGCGCTACGAGAACCCGCTGTACATGGCGGAGGAGGCCGCGGCCACCGACCTCATCTCCGGCGGCCGACTGCAGCTCGGCGTGAGCCGGGGATCACCCGAGACCGCCCTCGCCGGCTACCGCTCGTTCGGCTACGTGCCCGAGTCCGACGACGAGAACGGCGCCGACCTGGCGCGTGACCACACCGCGGTCTTCCGGCGGGCGATCGCCGGCGAGCCGATGGCGAACGCGAACCCGCAGATGACCGGTGCGGTCGGCTCGCTCGCGATCACGCCGCAGTCCGACACCCTGGCCGAGCGCATCTGGTGGGGTGCCGGCACGCGGGCCACCGCCGAGTGGACGGCCGAGCAGGGCATGAACCTGATGTCGTCGACCCTGCTCACCGAGGACACCGGCGTGCCCTTCGACCAGCTGCAGGCGGAGCAGATCGAACGTTTCCGCAGTACCTGGCGCGAGATGGGCTGGGAGCGCGAGCCCCGCGTCAGCGTGAGCCGCAGCATCATCCCGATCATCGACGACGAGTCGCGCCACTACTTCGGCGTCCGCGCGCAGGTCGAGGGACAGGACCAGGTCGGACACCTCGACGGCGGTCTCGCCCGGTTCGGTCGGTCGTACATCGGCGAGCCGGAACAGCTCGTCGCGGAACTCGCCGCCGACCAGGCGGTCCGCGACGCCGACACCGTCCTGGTGACCGTGCCGAACCAATTGGGTGTTGATTTTTGTGTAAGAATGCTGACCTCGATCGTTCGTGACATCGCGCCCGCGTTGGGTGCGCGCGTCTGAGCGTCGACCTGAGACAGCCTTCGCGCCTCGCCGTGCGCTCCATCGATCATTCGATCCTGGGCGCAGGAGCGGGCACACACGACCAGAAGCGGCGGCACTCGCCGCGGACGCTGCTCGCCTCCGACCGAGAGCTCGGATAGGAACGCACTAGGAACGGACAAGGGCCGGGACTCATCGAGTCCCGGCCCTTCCGCGTAGCTGCCTGCCTAAGCGCCGCTCGCTGAATGCGCGAGTCATCGCGCGCCGAAGCGCTACCTGCGACACAGAGGGGCAGCTACGGCCAGTCCAAGGGGCGTCTAAGCGCGACACGCCCGGGATGACCCATCCCGCCGGACGAAAACTTAAAAGTTTATGCGGCGGCGGCACACGAACCGCGCCGTTGAGCCGATCCGGGACCGATTTCCCAGTGTGCATTCGACCCGCACGAATCGCGCTTGCAGCGCCCTATTCGGAGCTCGTAATGTCTTTCTTGTCAGCCACTACGGAAGACAGAAACAAAACATCAAAGGCAGCCCTTGAATGGGCAGACAGAAAGAAGAGAACGATGATTGCACTGCTCGACTCCATTCCCGCCGACGAGGTTTCCACCGGCAAGAAGAGCAATGAGTACCTGACCGATGAGGCGATCACTCTGGCCTTCGACAACCCGCGAAAGATCGTTCCTCTCGCCGAGGGCAAGCTCGTGGACAAGGCCTACCTGGGCGCACTTGAGCTCCAGGCGTTGAAGATCGATTCTCGGCTCGAAGTCGGCTTCCAGCTCGTGAAGAAGGGCTCGCTCAAGACCGAAAGTGGCAAGACGAGCTACTACTACAAGGGCCGCGTTTTCCTGACCTTCGCGCAGAAGGAGAAGAAGGCGAAGAAGGTCAAGAAGGCCCAGGAACAGGCCTAGGACTGAACCAGAAGAACCCGAGGGGCCGCTACCCGCTTCGAGTAGCGGCCCCTCCCCTACCTACAGATTGGAGCGCACATGAGCAAGACGGACAGAAACCCGCCGCAGCCAAGGCGCACACTGCTCCTAGACGAGATGATCGACTACCTCGCACACCAGCGCGCTGAGTCTCGGAGAAGGAATGAGGAGCACCGCTACGCCGAGTTCCATCTTGTCACCGGCGTACAGACAAGCATGGCTA from Curtobacterium sp. MCLR17_032 encodes the following:
- a CDS encoding LLM class flavin-dependent oxidoreductase yields the protein MHMTKIGFLSFGHWRDVPGSRVRSARESLVQAIDLAVAAEEVGVDGAYFRVHHFAPQQAAPFPLLSAIAARTSRIEIGTGVIDMRYENPLYMAEEAAATDLISGGRLQLGVSRGSPETALAGYRSFGYVPESDDENGADLARDHTAVFRRAIAGEPMANANPQMTGAVGSLAITPQSDTLAERIWWGAGTRATAEWTAEQGMNLMSSTLLTEDTGVPFDQLQAEQIERFRSTWREMGWEREPRVSVSRSIIPIIDDESRHYFGVRAQVEGQDQVGHLDGGLARFGRSYIGEPEQLVAELAADQAVRDADTVLVTVPNQLGVDFCVRMLTSIVRDIAPALGARV